Below is a window of Lacibacter sp. H407 DNA.
CATACACTTCAACACCATTGTCCAGTATAAATTTATCGTAAGGCTTTAATGTAAGTTCAAATTCTGTCGCATCTTTTATCAAAGGTGCTTTGCTTCTGTTCAATTGTTCTGTTGCGATGTTCATTTTTTAATAATCTATCTTCTTCGTTTATAAAACGGGTTGTTTGTTAAAAGACGGGAGGAATGATGGATTGTAACAATACGTAAAACCCGTGCTCCAAGTTTATAAATAATTCGAAACTTATAAACACTCATTTCCCGTAAAGCCGGGTCTGCAAATTCCTTTACTATTTTACCCCTTTCAGGAAAGTTTTTTAATGAATCAATTTTAGTGATAAACTTTTCATTTAACTTATCGGCATTTTGAAAAGATGTGTCCGAAACATAATCATAGATTTGGCGCATATCTTTTTGCGCCTGCTTGCTTATTTTGATTTTGACCATGACCGCATTTCTTTTTTAAACTGTTCCCAGTCTTTTTCTTTGCCTGCGGCAGTATCATTTAATCCCTTCTCCACTTTATACATCAACAGCAACTCGTTCAACAATTTTTCAGTTGAATACGTTTTCGGAACGGTACTAACCTTTTCCTGTATTTTTTTGACTGTGAGCATATTTTTTTGTTTCCCTGAATTTACAAATTAATTCTTACTCAAATAATACAATGTGTTGCTGTTCGTGTCTGCAAAGATCTTTTTACTCTCTTCCAGCAACTCCTGTGCAGTAATGCTTTGGTAGCGTTCCAGTTCATCGTTCATCAGTTCTGCGTCGCCCAGCAGTTCATAATATGCTAAACTGTTAGCACGACTCATCACGCTCATATCTTCAAATAAAATTGTGCTTTCTGTTTTGTTGATCACTTTCTGTAACTCTTTTTCATCCACCAGTTCGGTCTTCATCTTTTCCACTTCTTCATTCACAGCTTTGTGTGCATCTTCAATGTTGACACCTTTTACCAATTTACCTTCAATGGCTAGCAAACCATTGTCGATACTGCCAAAGTGATAACATTCAATACTGCTGAACAATTTTTTTTCTTTGATCAATGCTTCATACAATCGACTGCTGGCACCACCGCCTAAAATATCGGAGATGAGATCAGTTACATAATATCCCCGCTCTAAACGTGAAGCCATATGCCATGTTTTTACAAATGCATCCAATGGTACGTCGGCTTTTATTTCCAATGTACGGGCTTCTGTTTGTACCGGCTCTTTCGGCAACTGCCGCACATATTTTTCGCCTGCCGGTATAGGACCAAACCATTTCTCTGCCAACTGCATTACATTGTCTGTGTCTACATTTCCCGCTACTACAAGAATAGCATTGGCCGGTGTATAATGTTTAAAGAAAAAATTCTTTACATCCTGCAGTTGTGCTTCTTCGATATGCTTCAGCTCTTTACCGATCGTCATCCATTTATACGGATGATGTTTGTATGCCATCTCCCGCATTTTATTCCACACATCGCCATAAGGTTTGTTTAGATAGTGTTCTTTAAATTCTTCACTCACCACTTTGCGTTGCACATCCAAACTTTTTTCATCAAACGCTAAACTCAACATACGATCACTCTCCAGCCAAAAAGCAGTTTCCAGATTTTCAGCAGGCAGCTGGCAGTAATAATTCGTAAGATCGTTGGTAGTATATGCATTGTTTTCACCACCTGCCAGTTGTAGTGGTTCATCATAATCAGGAATATTGATAGAACCTCCAAACATCAAATGCTCAAATAAATGTGCAAAGCCGGTGCGGTTTTCTTCTTCATCCCGTGCACCTACATCATATAATACATTCACCACAGCCATGGGCGTGGCCATATCCTTGTGTACTAAAACCTTTAATCCATTCTTCAATTCAAACCGTTCAAACTTGATCATATTTCGTAAATCTTATTTCTGATTGTATGTTTTCTGTAAACGCCTTTATTGAAACAGGCGAAGCTGTAAAATTCGGTAAAAAACGAATGGGGAACGTGGCTACTTTAAAATACTGCCTACTTTTAACTCAAACATTTGTGGTACGCTATTCCGGAAAATGAGGATGCGGACTTTCTGTCCCTGGTTTTGCAACAGCAGTTTGTACTGTCCAATGTTATTGCTGAAATTGCTTTCAACACCAAAGATGATATCGCCGGGCATTAATCCTGCTTTTTCGGCAGGTGAGCCTTGTTGTATTTCAGTAATAATGATCTTTCCCTCAATAAAATAATAACTCATGCCTGTATAAGAGTAGTCAAACGGATCACGCATATGCGAGTTAGGTGTAAGGTGAATTGTCCGCTCGGGATAATTCAACACAATATTAAACCTTCGCAACAAATCGCTGCCGAGCAAGCCTTTGATGGACGGATAGCCCAACACATTCATCGAATCGCTGTACACATGAATGGGCACTTTTGAAAATCTGTACGGACCGATCTTCATTCGTTTCATCGTAGTGAGCCGCATGTTGATCTTACCGATCAATCCTTCCACTTGTGTATTCACCGATTTTTTTCGCTTGCTGATGAACACACTGTCCTGCATAAACTGTTCCGACATCAGCACACACAAACCGGCACCGGTGTCAAAGTAAAAGTTGAGCAAATAGCTCCGCTCATCCTGTACATAGTGGTTGGTAATAGGAATGGAAGCGAAGGTGGGTTTTAACGTGGTTCCTTTTTTTGGATATTCATACTTGCCGGGCATGTACACACTCATCAATTGTTTGTCGTAATCAATGCCAACAATGTAACGGCGTAAGAACGAGAAGCCGATAATGCCATCAACACGAAGACCATACACCTCCGTTAATATTTCATAATCGTTGATATGAAAGTCGAGCCGTTCCACATCCAGCCCGGGAAAGTGAAGCGTTCCATTCTTATAATAGTTGATGTTCTTGATGCCGCCGATCCCACGAACGGTACGGTCGCTGGGTTCCAGCGGAAGCTTATAATACAACGCCGTTAAAGTGTCGAGTGAAATACCTCCGCTACCCGTATCCAGGATAAAGTTGAGCGTATCAGGAAAATCGTTGAGCGTAGCATGGAGTATAATAATGCCACCGGTCAACTGCTCAAACTTAAAGCTGGTAAGCAGTTTTGCAGGGGGAAACTCATCGTTCTGAGCCGACAAACGGAAACAGAGCAACAGCAGGCATATCGTTTTGGTCAACTTCACTTCTCAATATTAATGGAAACTACCGGTACAGACAACCAAATTAGGATGAACGCTTCGTGGTTGGTAAAATATCCGACCGTAACTTTGCAAATACGCAACATGCAAGAAACAACAGGCAAACACAGGTCAAGGCTTTGCATATTGCCAATTGGCTATTGTCTATTAATTTTTGAAAATCCAGCACATGAACCTCAACGATCTCTATCAAAAAGCCTCCAACTTTGAATTTTTAACTGTTGAAGAAGGCATGTATCTTTTTCAACATGCACCACTTACTGAGCTGATGTTTGTGGCCGATGAATTACGCAAACAACAGGTGCCGCATGGTAAAGTAACCTGGCAGATCGATCGGAATGTGAACACTACCAATGTATGTATTGCCAATTGCAAGTTCTGTAACTTCTTTCGCATACCCGGTCATGCTGAAGCATACATCACCGATATTGAAACCTATAAAAAGAAAATTGAAGAAACCATAAAGTGGGGTGGCGATCAATTACTGTTACAAGGTGGGCATCATCCTGAACTCGGATTGGATTTCTATGTAAACCTCTTCAAACAACTTAAAGCATTATATCCAAACATTAAACTGCACACACTCGGGCCACCCGAAGTGGCACATATCACCAAGCTGGAAAAAAGTACGCATCACGAAGTATTGAAAGCATTGAAAGAAGCAGGAATGGATTCATTACCGGGTGCGGGTGCGGAAATTTTAATTGATCGTGTACGTCGGTTGATCAGCAAAGGAAAATGTGGTGCGCAGGAATGGTTGGATATTATGCATGAAGCACATAAACTCAACATTACCACCAGCGGAACAATGATGTTTGGTCATGTAGAAACATTGCAGGAACGTTTTGAACATTTGGTAAAGATCCGTGAAGTGCAAAGCCGCAAACCGGAAGAAGCAAAAGGTTTTCTTGCATTTATACCATGGACCTTCCAGGATGTAGATACATTGCTGGCAAAAATTCGTGGTGTACATAATTTAACTACTGCTGAAGAATATGTACGTATGATCGCCATGAGCCGAATCATGTTACCAAACGTGAAAAATATACAGGCGAGTTGGTTAACTGTTGGTAAACAAACAGCGCAACTTTGTTTGCAGGCAGGTGCCAATGATTTCGGAAGTATTATGTTGGAAGAAAATGTAGTGAGTGCTGCCGGTGCACCGCATCGCTTCACCTACAAATCAATCCAGGAAGCTATTCGTGAGGCAGGTTTTGAACCGCAACTCCGCACACAACAATATGAGTGGAGAGAATTACCGAATGTGATTGAAGAACAGGTGGTGGATTATTAGGGTCGGGGCGCTTACAGCGACCTGAACCGTAAGTATATAAGCACAGCCGATGCGATGCATCGGCTGTTTTCGTTTAGAACGGTAATGGCTCTTCGTTTAAAATAATCTCTTTTTTAATAAGTCCTTTTTTTAGCTGTTGATAGCTGATGCGTTTCGATTGACCTCGGTTTCTGTAATACAATTTGTTTTGATGTATTTCTACAAACATCTTTTCCTGTTGCGGAAACTGGTACACCGTTCGCCAATCCTGCATACCGATTTGCAGTTGCGCATTCCAGTATTTGAGTATGATCATTTGTATAAATATAAGTTGAAAATCAATAGAATTTTATACAAGAAGGTGCGTATATTTATGTGTTGTGTGCTATACTGTGTGACGGCTTAAAATTTGAATAAGAAAGAAATTATTCAATCCTTAAAAATATATCCAATACGTAATCTTACCATGACAGAGTTTAGCGTTAAGTTTTTTTCAATTAAAAAACTGTTTCAATATTACTTACCAACGACACTTTCTTTCTTTATGCTTGTGACGATTGAAAGAAATATGGAGCCAGATATTGGTGGATATGAAAAATTATATGGGTTGCCTCTTTCGTATATTTCAAGTAACTATGCTTTTACACATCACTTTGACGTTTATATTTTAGCATTACTTTTTGACTTGCTGCTTTATTTTATTTTGACACTTCTATTCTTTAAATTAATTGAGGCAATCGGAATAAAACTTAAAACACATTGGACTTTCGTTTCACTTGGAGTTATAGTTTGTATATTTTGGCTTTGTTCTTTTGCTTTGATAACTTTTGAAAGCACTTTTAAATTGAAAAACGATTTCTTTTATTTCAAAACAACGAGTAGTCGTTTATATTTCGGTTCGTTCCCCTGGTAAAAAGTACAGCACACAACACAGCATACACGAAAGTCAGGGCTGGACATTGAAACTTGTGCAGCATCAACATGGCAACAGTAGTTAGGGGCTAGACTCGTTCTAATAATTTTTACGTTAAATTCATAGTCACATTTCTTAAAATCATTTCCACCGGGCTGGACCAGCTATGACTTCCCTGCCCTGCGTGTATGCAAAACGTTATGCATAAGCTTAAATCAAGATTTCGTTGACAATGAAATTGACAAATATTTCCCTGACAATAATTTCTCTTCTTTTTGTTGGTTGTAACTCAACCCAACAAAAGGACACTAACTTAAATAAACCATCAGCAAATATTGACGTTGACACATTACATATTGACAAAGTCGCTTTAAAAGAAACGTTTCAACAAGAGGACACCGCCTACAATGAATATCTTACGGACAGACTAAAACCAATCCGGGAAAATTTTAAACGCATTAATTCAATTGCCACATGGACATCTACTGAACAAAAGGAACTTAATGAATCAACCGAAAGCGGTGAAGTAACATTTTACTATTCAAATGGAGTTCTAGAAAAAATGGTGACACGGCATTTTGGTGAAACCTTTCAACAGTTGACAGAGTACTATTTATTGAAAGGAAAACTCTCATTTGTATTTGAGAAGTCTTACAAATACAATCGACCAATTTATTACGATTCGACTTCAATGAAGGAAAATAAGGATAATCAAGCTTTTGACTTTGAGAAATCTGAAATTATTGAGGACAGAAGTTATTTCGACAACGAAAAGCTAATTCATCAGGTAAACAACCAAGACTGTGGTTCTCCTTTTGCAAGCGACTATTTATCAAAGGAACAAATGCGGTTAAAAACAGACTTTGATAAACTCAAAGCAATGACAAAGCAAAATTGAAAAGCCTGTGCATAACATCAGGTTTCGTGCAATTGGGGCATGACGTTGAAGCAATCATCGGCAGTGCATATCCAGGCTTTATATTCGGCGGACGTAATTCTGCGGGGCAGTAGTTCTTAACTTCGGCTTTTAGTTATAAATTTAGCTTCAGTTTCGGGCGGACAGTTAGTCAATTCCCCAACTGCACAAAGCCCTGAACGTTGGCTGCAATTAAAATTACCCTCTATTGACAAAGAACATTTTTTATTCCTGGCAATCAGACCTGCCTAATAATACAAATAGAGGATTTATTGAAAGTTGCCTTCAAAAAGCTATAAAGGATTTGAAGGATAAAGACCTTCATTTAGAAATTGCAATTGACAGAGATACAAAAGGGGTTTCTGGAACACCAGACATTATTAAAACTATTTTTGACAAGATTGCGGAAAGTCATGTTTTTATTGCTGACATTTCCTTTATAGACGGGAAAAGAAGTAAAAAGAGGAGTTCCAATCCTAACGTTTTAATTGAGCTTGGTTATGCAGCAAAAGCAATTGGTTGGGAAAATATCATTTGTATATTCAATACACAATTTGGTAAAGTTGAACAATTGCCTTTTGACCTTCGCCACCGTAGACCTTTAAGTTATCAAATCGCTGACGCCGCAAACAAAACAAAGGAACGAGAATTACTGTCAAAGCAATTGAGTCAAGAAATTTCCAGTATTATTCATAAACAAAGCAGTAAAGACCAAATCATTGAATACATAAAACTTCAGCTTGACAAAGAAGTTTTATCAATATGTAATCATATCAAAAAACTACTGTACGGTTATAGCAAATTTTTCACGCTGAACGACATCTTTAATATGCTTGATTTAAAGCGTGATGCTTTGAATAGAATCTTTTCCGAAAGTGAATTTATTGGATTTCAGGTAGTGAAGGATTGGCAAAGTTATCGTGACAATTTGAAAACGCTAATTGAAAATCCTACATTTTCAAAGTACATTGATGAAGATAAGCTTGCACCAATTATTCAAATGACAAACACTTTGATGCTAATTGAACTGAACTTTAAACAACGTAACTTTTTCAATGAAATAAATAAGCAAGCTGACAATTGCGAAATTATAGCGGCAAATGAAATGAATAAGTCCAACCACGAAGACAGCTATATTCTGCTTGGGAAAAAGAAAGATGCAAAAGCAGGTAAGGTTTTAGACGCTGGCATTATCTACAAATACAACCTTGACAG
It encodes the following:
- a CDS encoding type II toxin-antitoxin system RelE/ParE family toxin; translation: MVKIKISKQAQKDMRQIYDYVSDTSFQNADKLNEKFITKIDSLKNFPERGKIVKEFADPALREMSVYKFRIIYKLGARVLRIVTIHHSSRLLTNNPFYKRRR
- a CDS encoding M16 family metallopeptidase, giving the protein MIKFERFELKNGLKVLVHKDMATPMAVVNVLYDVGARDEEENRTGFAHLFEHLMFGGSINIPDYDEPLQLAGGENNAYTTNDLTNYYCQLPAENLETAFWLESDRMLSLAFDEKSLDVQRKVVSEEFKEHYLNKPYGDVWNKMREMAYKHHPYKWMTIGKELKHIEEAQLQDVKNFFFKHYTPANAILVVAGNVDTDNVMQLAEKWFGPIPAGEKYVRQLPKEPVQTEARTLEIKADVPLDAFVKTWHMASRLERGYYVTDLISDILGGGASSRLYEALIKEKKLFSSIECYHFGSIDNGLLAIEGKLVKGVNIEDAHKAVNEEVEKMKTELVDEKELQKVINKTESTILFEDMSVMSRANSLAYYELLGDAELMNDELERYQSITAQELLEESKKIFADTNSNTLYYLSKN
- a CDS encoding aspartyl protease family protein; amino-acid sequence: MKLTKTICLLLLCFRLSAQNDEFPPAKLLTSFKFEQLTGGIIILHATLNDFPDTLNFILDTGSGGISLDTLTALYYKLPLEPSDRTVRGIGGIKNINYYKNGTLHFPGLDVERLDFHINDYEILTEVYGLRVDGIIGFSFLRRYIVGIDYDKQLMSVYMPGKYEYPKKGTTLKPTFASIPITNHYVQDERSYLLNFYFDTGAGLCVLMSEQFMQDSVFISKRKKSVNTQVEGLIGKINMRLTTMKRMKIGPYRFSKVPIHVYSDSMNVLGYPSIKGLLGSDLLRRFNIVLNYPERTIHLTPNSHMRDPFDYSYTGMSYYFIEGKIIITEIQQGSPAEKAGLMPGDIIFGVESNFSNNIGQYKLLLQNQGQKVRILIFRNSVPQMFELKVGSILK
- the mqnC gene encoding cyclic dehypoxanthinyl futalosine synthase — translated: MNLNDLYQKASNFEFLTVEEGMYLFQHAPLTELMFVADELRKQQVPHGKVTWQIDRNVNTTNVCIANCKFCNFFRIPGHAEAYITDIETYKKKIEETIKWGGDQLLLQGGHHPELGLDFYVNLFKQLKALYPNIKLHTLGPPEVAHITKLEKSTHHEVLKALKEAGMDSLPGAGAEILIDRVRRLISKGKCGAQEWLDIMHEAHKLNITTSGTMMFGHVETLQERFEHLVKIREVQSRKPEEAKGFLAFIPWTFQDVDTLLAKIRGVHNLTTAEEYVRMIAMSRIMLPNVKNIQASWLTVGKQTAQLCLQAGANDFGSIMLEENVVSAAGAPHRFTYKSIQEAIREAGFEPQLRTQQYEWRELPNVIEEQVVDY